DNA sequence from the Paenibacillus azoreducens genome:
CGCCGCAAGTCCGGATGTAATCGTCCGCTGCTCATCGGAGTTCCCGTTTTTCCCAGGTGCTTTGCAGATATCGCAGTGGGTAAAGGAAGAACGGTTTGGAAAAATCATCGAGGTAGAGGCAGGCTTCTGGCATTCAAGCGATCTTGACCCGTTGAAGCCGATCAACTGGAAACGGATAGTTGCCAGCAATGGTGAATACGGCTGTATGGGTGATCTGGGGATGCATGTGCTGCATCTTCCGATGCGCTTTGGCTGGAAACCGCTAAACGTGCGTTCTTTACTAACCAAGGTTGTAGGAGAGAGGCCTGACGGCAAAGGCGGTTTGGCTCCTTGCGAGACTTGGGACAATGCGATTCTGGCGTGTGAAGCGCAAAGCGGGGATCAGGATTTTCCGATGATCCTATCCACGAAGCGAATCGCTCCCGGTCACGCCAATACTTGGTTTATCCGCATTCAGGGAACCGCTTTTTCCGCTGAGTTCACGACCAAAAATCCCAAGCAGATATCGTGGCTGCCCTATGAGCAAGGCGGTAACCAAGCGTGGCATGTCATGGATGCTCCATACAAGTCGGCATATGGAACGATAACCGGAGGCATCTTCGAATTTGGATTTTCGGATTCCATCCTGCAGATGTGGGCGGCATTCTGCGACGAAGTGGCGAACGGCACGGAAGGGATGCTTCAACCATTCCATTGCGCAACGCCCGAAGAGGCTGCAGGAAGCCACCAGATTTTCACCGCGGCACTTGAATCGAATCGTTCAGGCAATACCATTCCGCTCAATTGGGGGGAGTAGAATGACAAAGTCGGTTGCCGTGCCTTTTCCCGTTATGGTAGGAGGACATATCTGTCTTGATGTAATTCCCGCCCTACGAGGCGAAGGATTCGGACTGGCGCCAGGAAAACTAATGAACATTGGGCAGGCGGTTCTTGCGGCCGGCGGAGCAGTAGCCAATACGGGGCTTGCACTGCATCGCCTTGGTATTCCAGTTCAGCCGATGGGCAAAATCGGCGATGATATCTTCGGTCATGCGCTCCTCTCCATTTTTCGCAACGAGCAGGATTCATTGGCAAACGAAATGATCATCTCAGCGGGTGAATCTACCTCCTATTCGATCGTCTTGAGTCCGCCTGCTACCGATCGGATGTTTCTCCACTATACGGGCGCGAACGATACGTTCGGTTCAGAAGATGTAAAGGCAGGGCCGTTAGCGGATGCAGGCCTGTTTCATTTCGGTTATCCGCCGCTTATGCGGCGAATGTATGAGAATGGCGGGACGGAGCTGATCAGCCTCATGAAACGGGCCAAATCAGCGGGCGCCACGACTTCGCTGGACCTGGCGATGCCTGATCCGGATGCGGCTGCAGGACGGCAGGATTGGAAGAGTATTCTAGGGGGAGTCCTTCCGTATGTGGATCTGTTTCTACCGAGCATTGAAGAGCTTCTCTTCATGCTCCGTAGGGAGCAATACGATCAGTTGCTGCAAAAGCATGGCAACGAACGGCTGATCGAATATGTGGATTCCGAGCTGCTCCGGGCGCTTTCTTCAGACCTGCTTGCAATGGGTGCAGCGGTGGTGGTTTTGAAGCTGGGCGAGCATGGATTATATATGAGAACAACCGCCGTAAAGGAAAGGTTCCGGAAGGCAGGCCGCTATTGTCCTAAGCATGATGAGTGGCTTGCCCGCGAACTTTACATTCCATGTTTCAACGTCGAGGCAGCGGGAACGACCGGAGCCGGCGACTGCGCCATTGCAGGCTTCCTGGCGGGTTTTATCCAGGGGCTGAAGCCGGAGCAAGTGCTGATCGGCGCGGCGGCTACCGGAGCTTGCAGCGTGGAACGGATGGATGCAACCAGCGGAATTCCGCCGTGGGATAATGTAAGGCTGCGGGTTGCATCAGGCTGGCGGCAGCACGAACCAAAGCCATTTCTGGAAGGCTACCGTGCGAATGATCAACATCATGCTGTCGTATATCAAAGTTCATGGGACGGCATCTCAAACCCAGATCACACTTAAGGGGGGAACGCCATGCTGACACGAAGTCAGGTGAAGGCTGCTCAGGCACGTACGGCGGAGATTTTGGAAGACGCGGGAATCGCGCTGTCTGCGGAAGAACGCGAACAGGTCGAGGTCGCATCGTTTGGACTGGACGATCTGGAAACGGAGGGACTGCAGCTCGTTACGTATGTCAATACCGATCGGTATTGTGCTAAGGAGCTTGTATTGTTCCCGAGTCAGACATGTCCGGAGCATAAACATCCGCCGGTCGGCCATGATCCAGGTAAAATGGAGACATTCCGGTGCAGGGCGGGCAAGGTCTATCTTTATGTGGAAGGGGAGCCTGCGAAGTCGATTCAGGCTCTTATCCCGCAGCGAAGCAAGGATTATTACACCGTCTCGCATGAAATTGTCTTGCATCCGGGACAGCAGTACACCATCCTGCCTGGAATCCTTCATTGGTTTCAAGCAGGGGAAGAGGGTGCCGTCATATCCGAATTTTCCAGTACAAGCCGTGACGAATTCGATATCTTTACAGACCCGAATATTGTTCGGGTTCCCATGATGAAGGACTAGGCGGAGCGGAAACCCAAGGTCAAAACTTCGTTGGGTTTTCCCCGTTGTAGTCGGTAAATACATAGCATGGGAGTACATGAAAAACCTGGGGAAATCAATTTTCACCCGCCGCAAGGAATGTGGCGTCTTTACGTAAGCCTGTTCCGGCCATCATTGCCGGAATAGGCTTTTTCTTTTGCCGGCATTGCAGCTGAAGAGCCAATCCCAATCGGTCAACAAATGGGGGCTCAATGAACAATTCCTTCTTTCAAGTCTACTACAAAGTAAATAGGGCGCCGTTTCTTTTATTCTATATGAAAGCGGATGAATAATTTCAGACGGCTTATTTCAAATTAAGAAAGATATGTGTGCACTGAACATTCATGTTCCCGGAAGCAATCGTTTTTTATGCTCCAGCGAACCTGTTTTTTACAATGCCAGAAAGGCGGGAAGGAATTGCGCGCTACGAAGATTGCGATGAAGCCGGAAGGAAGACATGAGGAAAAACATTTTACGGCTCCGGATCTGATCAGGGATATTGTCATCGGAATGTCGGACGGCTTAACGGTTCCGTTTGCCCTTGCGGCCGGTTTATCCGGGACCGTCTCTAACACAAACCTGGTTGTCGTTGCGGGGATGGCGGAAATCGCCGCCGGCGCCATTGCCATGGGACTAGGCGGATATCTGGCGGCCCGCACGGACCGGGAGCATTATATATCCGAATTAAATCGCGAGCGGCAAGAAGTGAAGGAAATTCCCGAACAGGAAAAAGAGGAAGTGGCGGATATTTTACGGGAATGGCATCTCCCCGAAGAAACCATTAGTTCCGCAGTAGAAGCGATCAGCAAAGATTCGGACCGATGGCTTCGTTTCATGATGAAATACGAATTGGGGCTTGAGGAACCTGAACCCAAAAGGGCGCGCAACAGTTCGCTGACTATAGGCCTATCCTATATCATAGGGGGGATTATCCCCTTGTCCCCATACATGTTTATCCGACATTCGCATACTGCGTTAATCATTTCCGTGATCGTTACATTAATCGCTCTATTTATATTCGGATACGTTAAAGGGACTTTCACGGGATCGAAACCCGTGCGAAGCGCCTGGCAAACCGCCTTAGTGGGGGGAGCGGCAGCGGGAATCGCCTTTTTTATTGCCAAATTGATATCTTAAAGCGCTAACGAAACTACCAATCGTTATTTGAACAAAATAGACTTTTCCAAAATTCTAACGAAACTAGGTAACGCTATTCGGCTAAATCGAGGGGCTGAATGCCGGGTTCTGCCGTAATAACGATATGGAGTTTCGTTCAATTTGAATCGGCTTCGTTTTTGCCTCTATAACGTTTCTTAGTTTCGTTAGCGGTCACTGGATCGACTCCGGAGGGCTTTATTTTATAAAAATCGATTGAATATCATTATTGATTCTAATATTATCATTAGTATTAATAATGAAAGCGAGTGACGTGCTTGGAAATTCGCCAGCTTCAATATTTTATGGCGGTGTGCGAAGAAATGCATTTTACGAAGGCGGCCGAGAACATCGGAGTCTCCCAACCAACGCTAAGCCAGCAGATCCGGGCGCTTGAGGATGAGTTGCATATGCCGCTGTTTGACCGGATCGGCAAAAAAATTGCGCTCACCGAGGCAGGTCAGATGCTGCTGATCCATGCGACGGCGATGATGGACACGCTGCAAAACGTCAAGGACTCGATCGCGGATTTGCGCCATATGCATGGAGGAAAAATCAGAGTCGGAATTATGCCGTCCGATCTTGATTACCGGATCACGCAGCTTGTCGTCGATTTCCACCGTGAGTTTCCGAAAGTAAAATTAATGATCATTGCGTCTATTGATATTTTGCGGCAGGTGCTGGAAAGCGAAGTCGACATCGGCGTAGGCATAAATGTACCGCCAACGGATCGGGTCGTCTCCATCCCATTATGCACAGAGGAATATGTGTTGACCGTATCGGTCAAGCATCCGCTTGCCCATCGGACCAGCGTCGATATCAATGAGCTAAGAGATCTCCCGATGATCATCTTTCCGGAAGGCTTCTTTGGTCGTGAACTGGTGGAGGACGCGGTGCAAAAACATGGCTTTCGTCTTCATTCGATTCTCGAAACAAGCTCGGCCACGTCGATTATTAACCTTGTAAGGGAGGGCCTGGGCGCTACCGTTCAGTCTTATCCGTTAATCAAGCAAATGAACGATCCTGCATTAAAAACGCTACGCATCCATAACGGCGCACCGCGCCGGAATTTATCGATTATCTATCGTTCCGACCGTTATTTGGGCCAAGCGGCCAAGGCTTTGATCGAACGGATCAAAGAATACTTTCAAAGTCAGTCCACAAGCTAGGTTTGCTCCCGCGTTTTACGCTTCAAAAATTCTTCTTAAACAGCCCGCTGCATGGACGTCTCCAACTATAATCGCATGGTAAATGCCGCTAAACGCGGCCTTTTTTCTTTTAAAATACGTCGAAAGACGGTTTTTTTCAAACTTCCGGGGTCCCCGCAAAGTAAGCGGAATAAGCTTCAAAGGCTACACGTCACTTTGTGGGGTTATTTTATACTTTTTTAATACTTGATTTAGAGGCGTTTTAGACCTGGCGGATATGATGAATAACAGAAAGCTTCGGCAAACTAGTCGGATCATGGGAGGGGGGAATGGAACTCGTACCGCCGCAGAGGCTTTCGAATATGAAACGATGGAGAATAGCGATGAGAAAAAAATGGTTGCCTGTTGCAGCAGGCTTCGGATTGGGCGCAGTGATGCTGCTTACGAGCGGTTTTTCGGCGATGGCGGGAACTTCGGGTTATGACGTGTACAAAACGGCATTAAAAAATACGAAAGCGGCGGAAAGCATCACTTCCCATGTGGACATGACTGTGACCGATAACGGCATGGAAGTGCTGTCCGGAACGGCAGTTATCAAAATGAACCATAAACTAAAAACGATGAGTATGGTCGCTGCAATGAAGGACGGCAAACAGACTCATGAAGTGCAGGCGTTTAGGCAGGACGGAAAGATGATTTTCAAAAGCAGCGATCAGGAAGAATACCGGTTGATGACGCAAAATGCTTCCAAGTGGCAGCATAAGGACGGCGCGGAAACAGCGCCTAATATGCCGAAAGCGGCAGAGCAAGTGGTTGATGCGCTCGTAGGGAACATTCGGGATCTTGCCACAGTTGAAAATGAATCGGATGGGAGTAAACATACCGAGCTGCATCTTTCGGGAAACCAAATTCCAGCCGTCGTGAATGCGCTCGGATCTTTGGTTGCTTCAAAGGCCGGCAGCGGGGATTGGGAGCATGGAAGCCGGAAACAAGCCGCGCAATCTCCAAACCCATCTTCCGATTTGGAATTGAATCTTCCGAAGCTAACAGACAATATCAAGATTGAACATATCAATTTCGACGCGAAGATCAACCCAGACCAAATCCTTGAAAAGCAAACGGCGGAAATCAACATCACCGGCACGGATGACTCCGGTAAATCGCATATCCTCACCGTTCAAATTCACATCGATTTTACGGACTATAATCAAACGACTCCGGACCGCGTGGATTTGACGGGAAAACGGATTACGGAAGTGCAAAGCGATGGGCCGAAGCGGGGCTGGCATCATTAAGCGGCAAGGCAACCGGATCGGCATGCCGTCCCGGTTGCCTTTCTCTTTGAACCGTTCCTAGAAAGGAGTGAACCGAACATGGATAAACTGCTGGAAGTGGATGACCTGACCCAATGTTATCCAAACGGGCGCGGCGTTCGCAATGTCAGCTTTGATGTGATGAAAGGGGATATTTTCGGATTTATAGGCCCGAACGGTGCAGGCAAAACAACGGTGCTAAAAATCATTTTGGGCTTGATCCGCCCGGATCAAGGAAGTGTTCGCATCTTCGGGCATCATGTAGCGGAGGCTTTCGAACAAGCGATGAGCCATGTCGGCTGCTTGATTGAAACGGCGGAGGCATATGAATACATGAGTGCGTATGACAACTTGAAGCTTTCCGCCCGATTTTACCGCGATTTGCCAAAAACGAGAATTGATCAGGTGCTCGAGCAGGTTGGCCTGACTCCATATAAACATGAACGGGTAAACGGATACTCGCTTGGCATGAAGCAGCGGTTGGGGCTGGCATCAGCACTGCTGTCGGATCCCAAGTTGGTTCTATTGGATGAACCTTCCAACGGGCTTGATATCGAAGGGATGGCCGATGTGCGGAATACGGTTTTGCAGCTGTCCAGAGAGCAGGGAATTACGTTTCTGATTGCGAGCCATCTGATGCACGACCTCGGCATGATCGCGAATCGCATCGGGATTATGAACAACGGGAGCTTGATCCGCATAGGAAACAAGGATGAGTTGCTGCAAGGCGGGACAACGCTTGAGCAATACGTTCTTTCCCAAATCCAACAACCAAAGGAAGCGATTCGAAATGTATAGTTTAAAGGTAAATATGCTGAATGAAATCGAGAAAATTTGGCGCAGGCGAAAGACCAAAGTTTTTTTGCTCCTTACCCTCCTCATTCCGGTCATTTGCACCATGCTGCTTTCCCTGCTAAGAAATAAAACGAGCGTCATTTGGGGACTCGGTGGGGATTTGCCGATGCTGATGCTGAGCTTGTTTACGTTTTTTCTGCTTCCGATGATGTTGTCGATAACGGCGGTCGATTCTTTTTCCGGAGAGGTGGCTGCCCGCACGATAAAGCTCGTTCTCGTTCGCCCGATTACGAGGGCCAAAGCGTTTGCCGCTAAAGTGCTTGCGATCATGGTTTACGCATGGGTGTATTTATCCGTTCTTTGGATCGTATCAAGCGTTTCGGGATGGGCAATCGCGGGAGAAGGGATCACTGGGGGGCTTGCGGATAGTTTAAAAGCATACACGGCTGCGTTTTTGCCAATGGCGGCAATCGGTTTGCTGTCGGTGTTTATTGCGCAGTGTTTTCGAACGGGCAGCGGTGCATTGACCACAATTATTTTCGTCTATGCGACTGGCAAGCTTCTGCCGTTTATATTCCCGAAAGTTTCGGGATGGTCGGTCTTTTCCTATTCGAACTGGCATGTGTTATGGACCGGCAGCGGTGCATCGGTCGGTAAGCTGTTCAATACGTTTCTCTTTCTTCTTGCCTATATTATAATGTCTTATACGGCGGGGTTGATGCTGTTCGAAAGAAAACAACTTTAAGGGGAAATTGTCCGTGTCCATCAAGACGAGACTATTGCTTTCTTATATCGCCATGACGGTTATTCCGGTTATCCTGTTCGTTTTGGTTGCCCTGGGGCTTTATTTTGCAATCATTAAAAATGCGGACGGGATCGGATCGGAAGCCTTTTGGAAAACATCCAACGAACGCGCCGAGCTGGCTGCCGGCATTAAATTTATGACTCGAACAGAGCCTGACCGGTTTACGGACTTGAAGTTTTTGAAGTCGATGGATGAACAATTGAAAAGGCTGCAAGTCGGACTTGTCGTGATGAAAAATCAACAAATTACGTTTGCGTCCCCTTTTGTGGACGGGAAGGACTTATACCTGAAGCTTCAGGAAACACAGGCGGACCAGTCGGGACATCACTGGGGCGGCAGCAAATTGGATAACCGCTTTTCGGTGCAGAAATTCGATATCGGGTTTACCGATCGGAGCAGCGGTGAAGTATATTTGCTTACGGATATGAGCCCGCTTTTGGCTGGGGTTAGGAGACTTTTTCCGCTCCTTCTTCTTGCGCTGCTTGTTGTCATCGGGTTAACGAACGGCATTTTAACCTTTTTGATGTCCCGAAATCTGATCAAACCTTTGTATGCCTTGAAACAGGCCGCAGTACAAATCAAAGAAGGGGATCTCAGCCATGAGGTGAACCTGCAGCGGAAAGACGAAATCGGGGAATTGGGGGCGGCTTTTGAAGAAATGCGTTTCCGGTTAAACGAGTCGATCCATCTGCAGCTGCAATACGAAGAAAACCGCAAAGAGCTGATCTCCAGCATTTCCCATGACCTGAAAACGCCGATTACCGGCATCAAAGCATGCGTGGAAGGGATTCAGGACGGCATTGCGGAAGGGCCTAAGCGGGAAAAATATATCGATATGATTGCGAAAAAGACAGATGATATGGACCGGCTTATTGACGAGCTGCTTTTGTTTTCCAAATTGGACCTGAAACGGCTGCCGTTTCATTTGGAACAAGTGGATCTTGAAGCATATATGCGTGACTGCGCCGAAGAGCTTCGGCTGGATCCGCGCCTGGAAGGGGTCACAATTAGATCCTCTTTTCCCGCTGAAGGGCCTGTTCTGGTGGTTGCCGACCGCGAAAAGCTGCGCAGGGTCATTATGAATATTATCGACAACAGTTTAAAGTATTTGGATAAGGCCTCCAAAGAAATCAGGCTGGAACTGTTCGACGGCGTAAGCGAAGCGACAGTCAAAATCACGGATAACGGCGCAGGCATTGCGAAGGAGGCGCTGCCGTATATTTTCGACCGTTTTTATCGCGCGGAACCGTCAAGAAATACGGACACCGGAGGCAGCGGCATCGGGCTTGCGATCGTGAAGCAAATGGTCGAAGGCCAAGGCGGAAAGGTACGGGCGGATAGCCAAGAGGGGAAAGGAACCAGCATCTATTTTACGTTGCCAAAGACAAGTCATGGTGGTGAGCATTCTTGAAGCGAATATTGATCATTGAGGACGAAGAAATTATCGCCGAAGTGCAAAAGGACTATTTGGAAGCAGGAGGCTTTGAGGTGGAGGTTGCGGCAAGCGGGGATATCGGTCTGAAGAAAGCCCTCGAAGAGGAGTATGATTTGATCATCCTCGATTTGATGCTGCCGAAAACGGACGGATTCGAAATATGCAAGCGCGTCCGCCAAGCGAAAAATATTCCGATTCTGATGGTGACCGCCAAAAAAGAAGACATCGATAAAATACGCGGTTTGGGACTGGGCGCAGACGATTATATCACGAAACCTTTCAGCGTAGGCGAACTGGTCGCCAGGGTCAAAGCGCATCTTGCCCGATACGAACGTTTGACCACGGATCATCGGATGAGGCATCAGGATGAGATCCGCGTAAGGGGGATCCGAATCGATAAATTGGCCCGTAAGGTATTCGTCAATGAAATGGAAGTTCCCCTTACGTCCAAAGAATACGACCTGCTGCTGTTTCTTACCCTTCACCCGAACCGGGTGTTCAGCAAAGACGAATTGTTCGAGAAGATTTGGGGTCTGGATGCTTTAGGCGATAATGCCACCGTGACCGTTTATATAAGCAAATTGAGGGAAAAAATTGAAACCGATCCATCTAAGCCGCAGTACATCGAGACGATTTGGGGAGTCGGTTACCGGTTTAATTTATGATGGAAAAGAGAGAATATTTTTGAGCTAGGCGACCTGATCACATGCCGGTGAAGGGTCGTTTTTTTGTGTCTATCGGTTTTAATGCTATCTTGCAGCCCGTCAATGATTTATTCTACGCAATTCAGCATCATATAGATGGTTTGGAATGGATTTTTTTCCGTTTGATTCAGCGTCCCGACGATATATACCTGCTTGGATGGGCAATAAAACGCATAGCTGCCCGAAGAACCGGAGTGGCCAATGATTTCAGGGGCAGGCATAAATGGGGACATGATCCTCGGCATTTTTACGCGCATCATCCCCTTGCCGTATTCCAGAGGGAAGAACTGAATTTTGTTCCATTCGACACTCGCGATGTTGGACTTCGCAAAAAGCTCCCCGTTAAAAAAAGCTTTTAGAAATTTCATCAGCTCCGGTGCGGTGGAGATCATTCCTCCGGAAGCTCTGGCGCTGGTTAAATAAAGCGGTCGGAACGCTTTTTCTTCCCCCATATAGACCGGGGTAAATGTGCTGTCCAGTCGGCTTAAATGCGTGGATTTCAGAGACAGCGGCTTAATAATATATTTGTCGTATAAATTCTCCAAAGTTGCGCCTGACGCCTGTTCCGCAATCCTGCCTAATAAGTCAAAGTTGAGGTCGGAATAATAAGCTTTTCCCTCGCTGCCATTGATGAAATGGGCTTCAAGCTTTTTGCTTCGCTCCAAAATCTCCGTAAAAGCGAGTCCGGCATCATTTTCCGCGATTTCTTCTTCGTAAGATTTTTCTTTGCCGATTGTTTCCGTGTAATAGTCCGGCAGGCCGGAGGTTTGGGATAACAGTTGGCCGACCGTGATGGCATGAGTGTAGTCATGCCCTTTGTACACATGGAGATGTTCGATTTCGCCGGAACCAAAAAAACGGTCAATCGGATCATCGAGTGACAGCTGCCTGGAATCCGCCAGATTAAAAATGACGGCAGCGGTAAACATTTTGGTAATGCTGGCAATGGCGAACGGACTGTTTTCATCCATGTTTCCCGCCGAATTGCGATAAGAGAATTTCCCGCCTTCCGATTCGATCAAAACCGTCATATCAAATACCTTTTTATGATCAACCGTCTTATTGAAAATAATATCCAATTTTTCTTGCGCACTTTTTGCATTCCAAAAGCTTTGTTTGATCAGGATTCCGGCTGCTGCCCCGCCTATGCAAAGGATCAAAATAAAGAAAATGTTCCTTCCCCTCCTTCGTCTCACCATATCATACCCTCTACTTTCATTCCCGTTTTTTTAGAATATCGATCAGCCAATCCGCTTCGGGGCAGGGAGTATCCGGATGGAGCGCGATTTCTTCCGCTATGCCTTGAAACGAACACCAAAAAGCGGTAGACAACGCCCATGCGTTCCCTTGCCTGATTTCGCCGATTTTTTGCCCTTCTTCAATCAGAGGGATGCTTTTTTGGATGATATCGACCTGGGATAGCATGTCTTTGGCCGCCTGCGGTATAGCATCGTTGTTTTGCGCTTGTTCCATAAGTACAAACATTTTGGTCGAACCGGGATTTCCGCTGATCATATGCAGGATTTCTTCCGCTGCAGCCCTAAAACTTTGCAGAGGCGTCCCGCCGATCTGCTCCAAATGAAATTCCGTTCCCTCACAACCGATCTTGATCAGTTCTTCATAAAGCTTTTCTTTGGACTCGAAATAGTGGAACAGAAGCCCCATACTCATCTTGGCTTGCTCGGCGATATCCGCAATTTTCGTTGAGCCGTAACCTTTGCGGATAAATAAATCCAGTCCAGCGGCTAAAATATCCATTCTTCGCTGTTCTTTTAGCTGCGTCCGTTTATTTGGCATGTGATCACCTTTGTTAAAAATATATTCATTGAAAAATAATTTAATGAAATTGTATAGTCATTTCCTGTTTCTGTCAATCCCCAAAAACTCATATTGAAATACAACGGATAGACCTTAGTTGTGCATATCTGAACTACTTGTGGACCGGGGATTTGAATGGTTTCTGAACGGGATGCTTAAAAGGCGAGAGGGGAAGGCCAAGGACAACAATAAATCTGAAAATGGAGCGGGAATGCAGAATGATGGGAGGACAATGCCAAAACAGGGGCTCTGCTCTATGAAGAACTCAGCAGGCCCCGCTTGTTTTGAAGTCTCAAATGCGCTCTTTTTAGGTTTGGAAAGTTTCCTTATCAAGATTATTCAGAGTAAGCATTTTCTAGGTGTTTAAAATTTTAGACACTCAGAAACTTACTGTTTAAAAAATCGAACATTCACCACATGATTATAATTTTAACCGTTTCAGCTTGTTGTAGAGCGTCGCGCGCGAAATGCCCAGCTGCTTGGCAATGGCAAGTTTATTTCCGCCGGCGGCTTCAAGCGTTTTTTGCAAAAGTTCGCGTTCAAACGCGTCGAGCTTGTCCTGATATGCGACCCCGTCGATCTCGGTTATATTCAGATCAATGGCGTCTGCATTGGGGGAAGCCGGTCTTTGATCTCCTGAATAAATATGTGCAGGCAAATATTCGCGTTTAATCTCCCCGTCGGACGAGAAAATCACAAGCCTCTCAATGGTATTGCGGAGTTCCCGGATGTTCCCGGGCCAATCATAATGAAGCAAATCCTCAAACACATCGGGAGTGAAGGATTGGATATGCCTGCCATAAACAAGCGAAAATTCATGCAAAAAAGATTGCGTCAGCTCGTAGATATCCTCTTTGCGCTCGCGCAAGGCGGGAATATCCAGCGACACGACATTCAGCCGATAGTAAAGATCCTCCCGGAAGGTGCCTTCAGCAATCATTTTCTTTAAATCCCGGTTTGTGGCCG
Encoded proteins:
- a CDS encoding serine hydrolase domain-containing protein — translated: MVRRRRGRNIFFILILCIGGAAAGILIKQSFWNAKSAQEKLDIIFNKTVDHKKVFDMTVLIESEGGKFSYRNSAGNMDENSPFAIASITKMFTAAVIFNLADSRQLSLDDPIDRFFGSGEIEHLHVYKGHDYTHAITVGQLLSQTSGLPDYYTETIGKEKSYEEEIAENDAGLAFTEILERSKKLEAHFINGSEGKAYYSDLNFDLLGRIAEQASGATLENLYDKYIIKPLSLKSTHLSRLDSTFTPVYMGEEKAFRPLYLTSARASGGMISTAPELMKFLKAFFNGELFAKSNIASVEWNKIQFFPLEYGKGMMRVKMPRIMSPFMPAPEIIGHSGSSGSYAFYCPSKQVYIVGTLNQTEKNPFQTIYMMLNCVE
- a CDS encoding TetR/AcrR family transcriptional regulator → MPNKRTQLKEQRRMDILAAGLDLFIRKGYGSTKIADIAEQAKMSMGLLFHYFESKEKLYEELIKIGCEGTEFHLEQIGGTPLQSFRAAAEEILHMISGNPGSTKMFVLMEQAQNNDAIPQAAKDMLSQVDIIQKSIPLIEEGQKIGEIRQGNAWALSTAFWCSFQGIAEEIALHPDTPCPEADWLIDILKKRE